The DNA sequence aagacctttcataattaaccgttatgtgtttattacctaagaacaagacctttttatctacatacacagatggtccccttacatggaagtcgccattttgtgccgccatttttctacagaagcccttaacggacactttttttattaagttgtcgccgacgatgacatgtttgtccggtggcgattaccgtagcttctctatgtgttttaaaagcgaggggtgagctgtaGAATAAGCcgtgcaattcacaacctcaccactagatgccgctaaaatttacacactgcacctttaagatacaGTATGtgagtgcaagatgtttttaaattaaggcagctcaaacatgcattttaatctgggactaggataagccctgtccgggaaaccgccccataaagttCCAATGAAGGAAATGTTCCTGTCTTGAACACTGGAAACATATGGTTGTTGGCTCTGTTCGGCTCATTTAATGATGTTTTTGATAAATAGAGCCACAAACATTGCATTTAACCATCTTGTCTATAAATGTTATAAAGAGTAAGATTATATTTGTCTCAAATATAACTTATTAAAACACTTTATAGTTGTGGCCAATGAAATGTCATATGACACTTGCGTGTGTCCATATTACAGAAATACAAAATGTGAAATGGgatgcaaatgtgcatttaatgAACTTCCACTTAACCCAATAGATTCCTAACCTATAGATTTATGTGATCAATTTTGCCTCTCACACATGAAGAAACTTGCTTAATCTTGATAAGCTCGGCCTTGAGCCCTTCATTACTAATACAGTGGGCAtgctaaaaatgtttaacacaaGGCCACCAGCTTATGAAATAGTACACCGTATTATTTATGTGAACTGAAATCCCGTGAGGATAAGTAACATCATATCCAGTAAACACCATGAGTCAGTTTGAAACCTTTGTGATGAGCTGGATCGAACGATGATCCGACTCATATCTGACTCGGTGTTTTGTTTGCTGCCACTAAACTGTtgcttttattacttttttgtctttttaacaTGCAGGTCCTTTTATCAGTCATTGTTCTTTTTCAAGGACTGTGCTTGGGTATATGATAAAAGGGAGACAAGAGAACTATGTAACAGGACATTTGAAgaaacaatttttaaaaaactttatttgccAGTCAGCTTTGGATTTTTTTCAACTAAGACGTTATATTGTTTATGAAGCTGCTTTGAAATATGTGAACAACagtatgaaagaaaaaaatgcaaaaattagtcaaatttgattttgatgcacaatcaacatcctATCAGGACTCCAAAAAGCATTGGGTACAGTTGTtacagcattgcattagcaacgcAAAGGTCATGTGCCTGATCCCTATAGGGAACGCACAtagtgataaaatgtatagcttgtgtcgctttgggtaaaaatgtctgccaaatgaattaatgtaataaaataattatgtgtaataaaataatgttaaattctGTGTATAGCAGCTTTTTATTGAGATTTGTCTAAAATTGACAGTCATTTCAAAACTGAATGATAAACAACTGAACTTTCATCAGTGTACCTTAAAATGCTGATAAGCTCATgtccaaaatatggttttatcTTATCCCAATTCCATTCGTTCTTTCTACAGCCCCGGCTGCATTCTCTCACAGAGTCTCAAGGGACGGCTTTGTCCAGTAACAAACATTAAGTAAACATGTGTCACATCTGGATATGAGACAgcagagagatagagagaaaatgaaagagagaaagagagagggagacatGAGGGAGAGGCATTAAGTGTCTATTATGCTGCTGGGGAGTATATAAGACATCACATCGTCTCTGTAGGCAGTGTTGCTCTGAACTTACACTATAAGAATATTCTACAGGTTTTgttgaaacatttttagacaaCATGCAGAATCACAATCTCTTCAACAGAGGGACGGTTGTAGCCTGGTGGCTGGTATTTTTGGTGCTTGTCCAGCaggtaatatatttttattattattcattattattattgcaatATTGTCTGCTTTAAATTTCTCACAATAATTATTTTTACCACATTAAGATCCTatcagttttatattttttgcttgtgtGTTCCTTTTTAATTTCAGGGGAATGTTAAACGCtttcattttattaatattgtttaaAGAAAGCATGTAAAAGAAACAACTATAATGAATAAAGGTTATTATACACTTGATTCATTAAGAAGTTATTGATATATTAAAAATGCAtatgtaagcaaaaaaaaagaatcTTGTTCAGTATTTAcgaattatatattttatgagttTTATTAAATGCACAATTGGTTATTTGTGTATATAACTCAACAACAgacagaaaaaaggtacaaaagcagATATGCATCTTACACACCACATGTGAGGTACTAATTTTGCACTGTTTAGGCACAAAAGCACTTTTTGAAAGGATATCGCCCCAGTTGCAGCTTTTGCACATTCATTTCTGAGATTGTATGTGTGGTATTTCAGTTGGCCTGCAGTCCTGTGCCACCGGACAAACCCTCAACATCTGAACAAGAGGTTCAAATGTCACCTAAGAGAACTGCTCGAATGACCCCATTATGGAGGATCATGGGAACGAAACCTCATGGAGCTTTCTGCCAGAACAACTATGAGTGCTCTACAGGAATATGCAGGTGaattaatcatttaaataaaacatttaatttaacaaaacaattgAATAAACCAttgaattttttattcttttaacaGGAAAGGCCACTGTTCCTACAG is a window from the Misgurnus anguillicaudatus chromosome 21, ASM2758022v2, whole genome shotgun sequence genome containing:
- the leap2 gene encoding liver-expressed antimicrobial peptide 2 gives rise to the protein MQNHNLFNRGTVVAWWLVFLVLVQQLACSPVPPDKPSTSEQEVQMSPKRTARMTPLWRIMGTKPHGAFCQNNYECSTGICRKGHCSYSQPINS